aatagccacattcttcatgacgtaacgtcaacgctttgtccactcgcagctggtcaggcaagcgagtcatcattgtttacattgaaagaatggcagAGACAGcgttgttgctacatgtaatttgacataactactaaagtacacaagatattggtttaaaattttagatgcaaagcttatacactatgcatttcctgccctgaaaatttgtaaacataaagttgaatatttcatatgtaaagtgcgagtaaaaatgtatattgatctgttcaaaaagtattgcaaaattatcaatgttgccctatgctatgggctaacatgtcagataactaggtgtacaaactgatttcaaacgcatacacactggtaaatggtacactgatcgcagtctgccatgaatataaattttgggtcttaggtgtcatgcaaacagcatcagaaaataggtttatgttcactttgttgctttgttcactttgcctagtccaggccatagttttaagtaggaagccattgagagtggagcaactaccagcactggaaatgattcgaaagtaaattttactccaattgttgtcaagtgtggttgtgagaggtacctagatatgaagagcaagaaatcttgcggatttttctgagatatgcatacaaataatagtttttttcaaaaattttttcaCAGAGTTCATTGCTGGcgctaatatttgaaaagttgcttcgCACAAAGAGGTGTCAACCCCGGAGTAGACGAAGTGCtgcccatttcatgaagtttttcatcaccatggcaggtggacataggctagtaaatgagtatggtgatggctgtgctatatttagAAGTGTAGCTAAACCTAAcgaaaagatttttactttatgatggttGCATAAGAATGCAattgtttactgattattttgcaggacAAGAATAAAAATTTTTGCGCAGCGTTATttaaaactatcacatccagatatgtcagaattagaatttaccatgaggctacaaaggtagcagctaacaaaagtaatcttagatcaaagctcagccgactggtcgtccttagtcatgtgtagcctgtcacaatatgTCTAGAAAATTGCACCATTTGTAAtttgttttctacgatttttctgatactgtttgcataacacctaagacccaacatttatgttcatggcagactgccatcagtgtaccatttaccagtgtgtatgcatttgaaatcagtttgtacacctagctatcagacatgttagcccatagcatagggcaacattaataattttgcaatactttttgaatagatcaatatacatttttactcgcactttacatatgaaatattcaactttatgtttacaaattttcagGGCAGGAAACgaatagtgtataagctttgcatctaaaattttaaaccaatatcttgtgtactttagtagttatgtcaaattacatgtagcaacaaagctgtctctgccattctttcaatgtaaacaatgatgactcgcttgcctgaccagctgcgagtgaacaaagcgttgacgttacgtcgtgaagaatgtggctatttatgtaggacaccgtggcttcgcattgcccagtctagtatagttaataggtctatgggtaGATCTGTCAGCTTCTGTGGCCATCCTGTCATCATTAACTTGTGTACTACGGTTATTTCTGGGTCTGTTTTTGTTTCCTGTTGAATCCTGTAGCATGTTTGTTCAGATACTGGAAGATCTTTTCCCGATAGTTTTGGCTGTGAAGTCTGACATGAATGACTTCAGCAGATTGATGGTGAATATCTGCTCATCTGACGCTCCCTTTTATGCAGCTCCTGTAGGTGCTCTTGATAGCATATCTGCAGTGACTTGCTCAGTTACAGGTTTATATAAGACCTTGACAGGATAGTGCTGAAGTGCCAGTATCATAGATTGTAGTCGTCTTGGAGCTTTGTGGAATGGTTTCTGAAAGATGGATTCTAGTGATTTGTGATCTGTATGCACTGTAACATTAGGGTTCCCAAAAACATACTGATCAAATTTTTGCCACCCATAAATAATGGCAAGTAGCTCAAGCTCTATTGGTGCATAGTGCTTTTTACTGGCTATGAGGCTTCTAGATCTATAACAGACAGGCTGATCATCTTGAAAAAGAACAGCTCCGAGGCCTTCTGTGCTTGCATCCGTCTGTACTACTACAGACTGGTTGACTTCTAAGTAATTAAGGGTGCAAGTATTAGTTATTAACCTTTTCAgttctataaaataattattctgGTCAACACCCCACACAAATTGTTTGTCAGACACACCAAGCAGTCTTCATAGTGGCTCGCATTCTGCTGAACAGTTTGGAATAAATTTTGCAAGATTGTTCACATGCCCAAGAAAATGTCTGATTTCTTCACTGTTTGTGGGTGGTTTCATTTCACCAATAGCTTTCATTTTTGCTGGATCTGGTTGAACACCATCTTTGGTAATGACATGTCCAATATAGGGTAGGGTATCTATCAGAAACTTGCATTTGTCTTTGTTGAGTTTCAAGTTAACTCTCTGTGATCTAGTCAAGAACATCTCAAGCTTCTGGTTGTGTTCCTGCACTGCTTCTTCCTGTGTAGCTCTTTTGCCATATAATTATCAATATATCATCAGCCACAACTGTTACTCCACTTAAGCCATTGAGTGCATCTGATAACCTTCTCTGAATCTCTTCAGGACTAGAAGACAATTCAAATGGCATCCTGAGCCATTTGTACTTCCTGAAAGTTGTCCAGAAAGTAGCTAGATCACTGGATTCATCACTGAGTTTAACCTGCAGAAACCCATCTTTAACATCACATAGTAAAAAGAATTTTGCTTTATTTAGCTCACTGAGAACATCATCCAGTGTTGGCATGGGAAAATTGTTTTTCTGAATTACTTTGTTCAAGTTTGACGGGTCTATACATATTCTTAGAGTCCCATTTGATTTTCTCATTGCCACGTTGTTACTGATCCAATCCGTTGGATAGTCAACCTTGGCCAATATTCCTTTTTTGGTGTAAGACTCTAGTTTATCTTTGAGATCAGCCAGAATGGAAAGAGAAGTTTTTTGATTGGGACACTGTCAAGGAACTGAGCCTTCTTTTATCTTTTTAAGGTATTCACCTGGTAAGCAGCCAATACTATCAAACACGTCCTCATAACTTTCCACAATGTCATCCAGATCAGCATTGCAGACACGATTTACTCATTCAGCTTTGACAGAGGTCAGTCCCAACTCTAGGGAGGCATCTAAGACAGTGACATCTAAGTGATAGTAGACTGTGATTTCTAGTTTTGTGGACCAAGAAGTATAACTTCTTCTTTGCTACTTCCACGCTGAGTTCTCCAAGGGTTCTTGTTGTTGTTCTATCAAATTGACAAAGTTTTACCTGGGTTTTATCCAATCTGGGCTTTCCAAAATCAACATAATCAGCACaattgagaatattacaagaaGCTCCAGTGCATACTTGAAATGTAGCGAGTTTGTGGTTGTCACCAATCTGTGCTCTAATTGAAGTAAGCAATTTTTTTCCTGACAACTTAACACACAGTAAGGAGTCATCTGAATCATCTATATCATCTTCAACAACATTCACTTGTCGTTTTGACTTGCACTGAGACTTCCAGTGATTGTATTTTTTACATGTGTGACACTGTTAATCAAAAGCTGGACATGTCCGAGGCAGATGTGATTGTCCACAGTTTCCACAAGCGTTCTTGTTTGTAGACTTAATGCTTCGAGCGGATCTTTGATAATCTTCATCCTGTTGAGTGGTAGGTGACTTTGCTTGCTTGTGTTGTTTTGTTGAGACAAACTGCACTGACTCATCAGTCCGGATTGCTGTTATATCCTTCTTTGTTGTCTCAGCTATGCGGCAGCTTTTGATGGCCTGTTCCAGCCCTAAGCCGTCATCTCCACCAGCATTGTCGAACAGCTTTCTCCTGAGTTTGTCATCATTTATAGTGAGAAGAAGTGCTTGTAACATGAAATCCTCATACATACCTTCAAGCATGCATTCACGAGCTATGTTATGTAGTGCAGTTACATACTCATCTATTGTTAGAGTGTTCTGCTTAGTTGATAGTAGCTGGTGTCTCTtcactattttgttattaccaCGGTTACAGAAAGCATCAAATTTTTCTatgacatttttaattttttttttgtattttcctCCTGTAAAGTTAAATGACTTGAAAATAGTATTGTCTTTAGGGCCAATACATCTAAGCATTATAGCCACCTTGACTTTGTCATCAGCTGTTGACTTCTCCGCCGCTACTAGAAAGAGCTCAAACTCTTCTTTGAATCTAGTCCACTGGTTGAATAGATCAGTCCCTCCTGGATTGGTTTCGGAGTACGAAAGTCTTTACTGATACTCATCCTGTATGTATGTGTTTTTTCCTGTATGTCTTCAATGTCAATGTTAATAGCGTTTGATTCAGTAGTTCACTTGGGTCACCATGTTTGTGATATGCTTTCTTGTTAAGGTTTAGTTTGGATGAAAATTAGATTGTTAGTAGTTTGTTAGCTGTTAGCATGTTAATGTTCTATTCTATCAAAGGTCCACTCACAGGGAACtacattaataacaaaaagaaattattacaaacagaAAGTATACAACGGTGTTGACTAACAAATGAGACTCAAGATGAACTAACATGCATCTTATCGACACTGTTTCATAAGGTCTGATCACCAGGCTACCAGAAATGAAAAAAGTTCAGATTTGTGATAATGGGTTAGTTTAAACAATAGATGTGTATGCCACAGGGTGATTCTTTAATGAAGGCTGACCATGTTTGAAAAGATGTAAATACATACTAAATGATATGCATAGCTAGAAAGGAGATGAGAAATCTGCTTGGGCCTTCTTTCTGTAAATGTCTTATTTTAAACTAGAGTTACATGCCCATAAACAAGTTTTTGTTCCAGCTGTTAAGCAGCCATTATCAATATGAATTCAAAACTAAAACTTTGTGGATGTCAAAAACCATGGGTAGGTGTTGAGGAAAAAGATTGCGTGCGCGATACGGAATTTGAACCAGCGACATTGGGCTTCGCTACCGCTTGCGCCTATCACCCATCTTCTAGGATCTTACAATCATTCTCTATGCTTCATTGGCACGTCTggcgatctctcacagcgcactgGATTGCCAGAGTACTAGACACAATTATCGACAAGTGCGATACAACATAAACGCGATATTAAACTCATTTAGAAATCATGCACTCTTGGACGCAACAAGACGTAAGTGCTCCTCCTACGAAGCAGTTCGATTAATATTTTTGGGTTTTTCGAATCGTGTCGTTATCGGGTTACAAACGAAGATCTGGTAATAAACGGATGACTCAGAATCACCTCCAGAATAGTCAACGAGGACAGATATAATAAGGTTGTTTAACCTGTAACTCTTTAATTATCTCGTTCGTTTCAcatgaaaatttgaaaatgagtctttttgaaaaaatatttggctCAAAGAAAAAAGGGGAAGCACCTTCTCCGCAAGAGGCTATTCAGAGACTCCGAGAAGTCCAGGAAATGCTTCAGAAGAAATCGGATTTCTTAGAAAAAAAAGTTGAGCATGAAACTAACACTGCAAAGAAGGCTGGCATGAAAAATAAACGAGGTCAGTTTAGCATTGCTGTTTGTTTTTTCACGTAACTAACTTGTTACGATGGACTGTTAGTCGCTCACTGTATCACCACTGGTATATCACGTTTTGTGTCCATGCGTTGCTGTTATATTGATAGTAAGAAGCTTTGATGATTGTTTTTTACATCACGTGTATTTGTCATAACAAATATGTTTCTACGAAGTGTGGTTTTCATAAACGATTAGTCTCTGCAACACACGAGCTAGCAAAAAATAGAAATTAGTGACTTTAAGAAGAGGAGCATGGCGTGACTctttcttttttattaattttcatgtttttgttGTGTAATATGCATTCTATTGTGTTTGCTTTTGTAAAATTCTAGAGCTGCATGTTTCAATGCCAAATCATGAATCAAAATGACTAACATTAGGAATCCGATAGTTGCCAGAGTTTTTGACCTAGATCTCAtgttatttcaaaattaaaatgctaTTCCCATAATTaagaattttgatttttattgtttgatcTAGTTGCACTCGCTGCATTAAAGAGGAGAAAAAGATATGAAAAGCAGCTCCAACAGATTGATGGCACTCTTAGCACAATAGATTTCCAAACTGAAGCTCTGGAGAATGCTAGCACCAATACAGAAGTTTTGAAAGTAATGAAAACTGCTGGACAAGCACTAAAGGGAGCACATCAAAACTTGTGAGTTAGCCAATTGTACACGtacatatttaattattttttaccaTATCCGGTATGTGTATTCAGTTTTCTCCTTGATGTTTATGTAAGGTATTTTAATATACTACAGAGATGTGGATCAGGTTCATGATATCATGGATGACTTAGCAGAACAGCATGAAGTAGCCAACGAAATCAGTGAAGCAATTAGCGCTCCAGTTGGATTTGGAGCTGATTATGATGAGGTACTTTCACATTCTGTTATATCTCTGGCCATTCAGCTCTATATAGTTTGAAGGATGCCTTAACTCGGAAATGTATTCTTAGTGTTGGGTAGATGTTTTGATGATATCAGTGAAATTATTGGCTGTAAGTTTGTTTCATGGAAGATTAGCTTAGAATTTAAAAGCTGTAGCTGTATTGCAATTTTCAGGCATTATAAGagttttataaacattttttcattaaTCTCATACGAAACTAGATTATTCATGGTTATTTGCTTACTGGAATTGTTGGACTGGTTTTTACCATTATTAACTTTTGTTTCATCTTACTTACTAAGCTCAAGTTTGATAAGTGTGAGACTAATGAG
The genomic region above belongs to Watersipora subatra chromosome 1, tzWatSuba1.1, whole genome shotgun sequence and contains:
- the LOC137386082 gene encoding charged multivesicular body protein 4b-like yields the protein MSLFEKIFGSKKKGEAPSPQEAIQRLREVQEMLQKKSDFLEKKVEHETNTAKKAGMKNKRVALAALKRRKRYEKQLQQIDGTLSTIDFQTEALENASTNTEVLKVMKTAGQALKGAHQNLDVDQVHDIMDDLAEQHEVANEISEAISAPVGFGADYDEDELLQDLEDLEEEELVEQMTRIDEPGLLPSVPTSTLPTPAKTKASADDDELAELDAWAAA